The Henckelia pumila isolate YLH828 chromosome 2, ASM3356847v2, whole genome shotgun sequence genome includes a window with the following:
- the LOC140884228 gene encoding zinc finger protein 7-like: protein MNPTNLNLESEDESEGSSPVSSTVSIKNSFHSKEYTTHHPDMMPITLDLTLGFNSSDAESKDTDGNDNTAPYPRSSNRVFSCNYCCRKFYSSQALGGHQNAHKRERTLAKRAMRMGMFSDRYASLSSLPLHGSAFQSLGIEAHSSMHHQILQPAERASNGIRGGSRFTDQGYFGLPVFMEYDNTEFSWPGSFRKMEENQCYQGHGQSSEISFVAMGTPQRTDSWLPDLNLKL, encoded by the coding sequence ATGAATCCCACGAATCTGAACCTCGAGTCAGAGGATGAATCCGAAGGCAGCAGCCCAGTATCCTCGACTGTTTCCATAAAAAACAGCTTCCATTCCAAAGAATATACCACCCATCATCCGGACATGATGCCCATTACCCTCGACCTCACGCTCGGCTTCAACAGCAGCGATGCCGAGTCAAAAGACACTGATGGAAACGATAACACAGCCCCTTATCCTCGGTCCAGTAACCGAGTTTTCTCGTGCAATTACTGTTGCCGAAAGTTCTACAGCTCACAAGCATTGGGAGGACACCAGAATGCACACAAGAGAGAAAGGACATTAGCCAAAAGGGCTATGCGAATGGGCATGTTTTCGGATAGATATGCCAGTTTATCATCTCTACCACTCCACGGTTCGGCATTTCAATCTCTTGGGATCGAAGCTCACTCGTCTATGCACCACCAAATCCTGCAGCCTGCCGAGAGGGCCTCAAACGGAATACGAGGTGGCTCGAGGTTCACCGATCAAGGTTATTTTGGGTTGCCAGTGTTCATGGAGTATGATAATACCGAGTTTTCTTGGCCCGGTAGCTTTCGAAAAATGGAGGAAAATCAATGCTATCAAGGACATGGACAGAGTTCAGAAATAAGTTTTGTAGCAATGGGAACTCCTCAGAGAACAGATTCATGGCTTCCTGATCTAAATTTGAAACTTTGA